From Funiculus sociatus GB2-C1, the proteins below share one genomic window:
- a CDS encoding phosphomannose isomerase type II C-terminal cupin domain, translating into MAKAQEVSQITTLPLPNSMTINGVAATELRPWGSFTILEEGRGYKIKRIEVKPGHRLSLQMHYHRSEHWIVVSGTAKVTCGDNELILGSNQSTYVPQCHTHRLENPGVINLVLIEVQNGEYLGEDDIVRFQDDYARTQPSTK; encoded by the coding sequence ATGGCTAAAGCGCAAGAAGTTTCCCAAATTACTACTTTACCTCTTCCCAACTCCATGACTATCAATGGAGTTGCTGCAACTGAATTGCGGCCTTGGGGTTCCTTCACTATTCTGGAAGAAGGACGGGGCTATAAAATCAAGCGAATTGAAGTCAAGCCCGGTCATCGGCTTAGCCTGCAAATGCACTACCACCGCAGCGAACACTGGATCGTCGTTTCAGGCACAGCTAAGGTTACTTGTGGCGATAACGAACTGATTCTGGGCAGTAATCAATCTACCTACGTTCCCCAATGTCACACTCATCGTCTAGAAAATCCGGGTGTGATTAACTTGGTGTTAATTGAGGTTCAGAATGGAGAATATTTGGGAGAAGATGACATTGTTCGTTTTCAAGATGACTACGCCCGCACTCAGCCCTCCACAAAGTAG